Proteins from one Streptomyces sp. NBC_00289 genomic window:
- a CDS encoding MMPL family transporter: MATLLHRLGQLAFRRRWHVTLLWVALLAAVGFGAANAPAAPDDSSSMPGIESQRAFDLMEQRFPGATADGANARVVFVAPDGEKVTAAGNRAAIEKMVDQASDGSQVAAAVDPFRAKAVSEDASTAYATVTFKVKADDLTDASKKHLENAIDAARDSGLTVEVGGTALATQPSAGGSAEAIGIAIAALVLLMTFGSLAAAGLPLLTAVLGVGISMAAIMALASAFGLSGTTGTLASMLGLACGIDYALFVVSRYREERARDRTPQEAAALATGTAGSAVVFAGLTVVIALAGLSVVGIPMLTTMGLAAAGAVVVGVLIALTLVPALLGFWPNAVLSRSARREGRIEKGGETNGGTHWARFVLRRPLPVLLLGVVGLGALALPVTDLQLGMPGDEAKSTSTTERRAYDDLAEGFGPGFNGPLSIVVDARAAADPKAAVQVIAKRIGATDGVVSVSAPRFNEAGDTAVFSAVPANAPTSERTKDLVHTIRDARPATESAGDGATFEVTGTTALNIDVAQKTQDALIPYLAVVVGLAILLLMLVFRSVLVPVKAAVGFLLSVLAALGSVVLVFQQGHGAALLGVETTGPIMSLMPIFLVGIVFGLAMDYEVFLVSRMREAYVHGDQPGQAIVTGFRYSARVVVAAALIMMAVFSGFIGAGESMIKMIGFGLAIAVLFDAFVVRMAFVPAVLALLGKAAWWMPRWLDRLLPNIDVEGEALSRRPAVGSAPASVPDPESRPVH, from the coding sequence ATGGCTACTCTTCTCCACCGACTGGGCCAGCTGGCCTTCCGGCGCCGCTGGCACGTCACGCTGCTGTGGGTGGCGCTGCTCGCCGCCGTGGGCTTCGGTGCGGCCAACGCACCCGCCGCTCCCGACGACAGCAGCTCCATGCCGGGCATCGAGTCCCAGCGGGCCTTCGACCTGATGGAGCAGCGCTTCCCCGGCGCGACGGCGGACGGGGCGAACGCCCGGGTCGTCTTCGTCGCACCGGACGGCGAGAAGGTCACCGCCGCCGGCAACAGGGCGGCCATCGAGAAGATGGTCGACCAGGCGTCCGACGGTTCGCAGGTCGCCGCCGCGGTCGACCCCTTCCGGGCGAAGGCGGTGAGCGAGGACGCCTCGACGGCGTACGCGACCGTCACCTTCAAGGTGAAGGCGGACGACCTCACCGACGCGAGCAAGAAGCACCTCGAGAACGCCATCGACGCGGCCCGTGACTCGGGTCTGACCGTCGAGGTCGGCGGCACCGCGCTGGCCACCCAGCCCTCGGCGGGCGGATCGGCCGAGGCCATCGGCATCGCCATCGCCGCGCTCGTGCTGCTGATGACGTTCGGCTCACTGGCCGCCGCCGGGCTGCCGCTGCTGACGGCGGTCCTCGGGGTCGGCATCAGCATGGCCGCGATCATGGCCCTGGCGAGCGCCTTCGGCCTGTCCGGGACGACCGGCACGCTGGCCTCGATGCTGGGCCTCGCCTGCGGTATCGACTACGCCCTGTTCGTCGTCTCCCGCTACCGCGAGGAACGCGCCAGGGACCGTACCCCGCAGGAGGCGGCGGCCCTGGCCACCGGCACGGCCGGGTCCGCGGTCGTCTTCGCCGGACTCACCGTGGTCATCGCCCTGGCCGGCCTCTCGGTGGTGGGCATCCCGATGCTGACCACGATGGGCCTGGCCGCCGCGGGCGCGGTCGTCGTCGGCGTCCTCATCGCGCTGACCCTGGTCCCGGCCCTGCTCGGTTTCTGGCCGAACGCCGTGCTGTCGCGGTCCGCCCGGCGCGAGGGCCGGATCGAGAAGGGCGGCGAGACCAACGGCGGCACGCACTGGGCCCGGTTCGTCCTGCGCCGTCCGCTGCCGGTGCTGCTGCTCGGCGTCGTCGGTCTGGGTGCGCTGGCCCTACCGGTGACGGACCTTCAGCTGGGGATGCCCGGCGACGAGGCGAAGTCCACCTCCACCACCGAGCGCCGCGCCTACGACGACCTCGCCGAGGGCTTCGGGCCCGGCTTCAACGGTCCGCTCTCCATCGTCGTCGACGCCAGGGCGGCCGCCGATCCCAAGGCCGCGGTCCAGGTGATCGCGAAGAGGATCGGCGCCACCGACGGGGTGGTCTCCGTCTCGGCGCCGCGGTTCAACGAGGCCGGTGACACCGCGGTGTTCTCCGCCGTCCCCGCGAACGCGCCGACCAGCGAGAGGACCAAGGACCTGGTCCACACCATCCGCGACGCGCGTCCCGCCACGGAGTCCGCGGGCGACGGCGCGACCTTCGAGGTCACCGGGACCACCGCACTGAACATCGACGTGGCCCAGAAGACGCAGGACGCGCTGATCCCCTACCTCGCCGTGGTGGTGGGCCTGGCCATTTTGCTCCTGATGCTGGTCTTCCGCTCCGTTCTCGTCCCCGTCAAGGCGGCCGTCGGCTTCCTGCTGTCGGTGCTCGCCGCCCTCGGCTCCGTCGTCCTGGTCTTCCAGCAGGGCCACGGCGCCGCTCTGCTCGGCGTCGAGACGACCGGCCCGATCATGAGTCTGATGCCGATCTTCCTGGTGGGCATCGTCTTCGGGCTGGCCATGGACTACGAGGTGTTCCTGGTCTCCCGGATGCGGGAGGCGTACGTCCACGGGGACCAGCCCGGCCAGGCGATCGTCACCGGGTTCCGCTACAGCGCCCGGGTGGTCGTGGCCGCTGCACTGATCATGATGGCCGTCTTCTCCGGCTTCATCGGGGCCGGCGAATCCATGATCAAGATGATCGGCTTCGGCCTGGCCATCGCCGTCCTGTTCGACGCGTTCGTCGTCCGCATGGCCTTCGTGCCCGCGGTCCTCGCCCTGCTCGGCAAGGCGGCCTGGTGGATGCCCCGTTGGCTGGACCGGCTGCTGCCGAACATCGACGTGGAGGGCGAGGCCCTCAGCCGACGGCCCGCCGTGGGGTCCGCTCCGGCCTCCGTGCCCGACCCGGAGAGCCGGCCCGTCCACTGA
- a CDS encoding acyltransferase, translated as MSFRIQPTAQVDETATIGDGTTVWDLAQIREDARLGSGCIVGRGAYVGPGVRIGDNVKLQNYALVYEPAVLGDGVFVGPAAVLTNDHFPRSVDPGGRLKRGDDWEAVAVVLAEGASLGARSVCVAPVRVGRWALVAAGAVVTRDVPDFALVAGVPARRIGWVGRAGVRLVAREDGSGGWECPETGELYDEKDDALVERT; from the coding sequence GTGAGCTTCAGGATCCAGCCGACCGCCCAGGTCGACGAGACGGCCACGATCGGTGACGGGACGACGGTCTGGGATCTGGCCCAGATCCGGGAGGACGCCCGGCTGGGCAGCGGATGCATCGTGGGCCGGGGCGCGTATGTCGGCCCCGGAGTGCGGATCGGCGACAACGTGAAGCTCCAGAACTACGCGTTGGTCTACGAACCCGCGGTGCTCGGCGACGGCGTGTTCGTCGGCCCGGCGGCGGTCCTCACCAACGACCATTTTCCCCGTTCGGTGGATCCCGGGGGCCGGCTGAAGCGCGGTGACGACTGGGAGGCCGTGGCCGTGGTGCTGGCCGAGGGGGCCTCGCTGGGGGCCCGTTCGGTGTGCGTGGCGCCGGTACGCGTCGGCCGGTGGGCGCTGGTCGCGGCGGGCGCCGTGGTGACCCGGGACGTGCCGGACTTCGCGCTCGTGGCCGGAGTTCCGGCGCGCCGGATCGGCTGGGTCGGGAGGGCCGGCGTGCGACTGGTCGCGCGGGAAGACGGGTCGGGCGGATGGGAGTGCCCGGAGACGGGCGAACTGTACGACGAGAAGGACGACGCACTCGTCGAACGCACCTGA
- a CDS encoding WecB/TagA/CpsF family glycosyltransferase: protein MTVRQSLFGVELDPLTMDQTVQRCLEAVRDGRQLEIGVVNAAKLVNMRRDPRLAEAVAGCDLVLADGQAVVWAGRVLRAPLPERVAGIDLFLRLLAEAESAGMSVYFLGAKEEVLERMLRQVADRFPGLKVAGSRNGYFDDAQQEAIAGAIADSGAQMLFLGMTSPKKEIFTAAYGESTGARVVHGVGGSFDILAGVTRRAPERWQRWGVEWLYRALQEPRRLGRRYLTTNAAFVLMTARELIRLTPSPASANRSH from the coding sequence ATGACGGTGCGTCAGTCTCTTTTCGGGGTCGAGCTGGACCCGCTGACCATGGACCAGACCGTGCAACGCTGCCTGGAAGCGGTCCGGGACGGCAGACAGCTCGAGATCGGCGTGGTCAACGCCGCGAAGCTGGTGAACATGCGGCGCGACCCCCGGCTCGCCGAGGCCGTGGCCGGCTGTGACCTGGTCCTCGCCGACGGACAGGCCGTCGTGTGGGCCGGCCGGGTGCTGCGTGCCCCGCTGCCGGAACGCGTGGCCGGGATCGACCTGTTCCTGCGGCTGCTGGCCGAGGCGGAGTCGGCGGGCATGTCCGTGTACTTCCTCGGCGCGAAGGAGGAGGTGCTGGAGCGGATGCTGCGGCAGGTGGCCGACCGCTTCCCCGGCCTGAAGGTGGCCGGCAGCCGCAACGGCTACTTCGACGACGCGCAGCAGGAGGCCATAGCGGGCGCGATCGCCGACAGCGGCGCCCAGATGCTGTTCCTCGGCATGACCTCGCCCAAGAAGGAGATCTTCACCGCCGCCTACGGCGAGAGCACCGGCGCCCGCGTCGTGCACGGCGTCGGCGGTTCCTTCGACATCCTGGCCGGCGTCACCAGGCGGGCCCCCGAGCGCTGGCAGCGGTGGGGAGTCGAGTGGCTCTACCGCGCGCTGCAGGAGCCGCGCCGACTGGGCCGGCGCTACCTCACCACCAATGCTGCCTTCGTCCTCATGACGGCCCGCGAGCTCATCCGGCTCACCCCGTCACCCGCTTCGGCGAACAGGAGTCACTGA
- a CDS encoding nucleotide sugar dehydrogenase, with protein MRVVVVGQGYVGLPLAIRAAEVGHEVIGYDVDSRRVKSLAAGESFVEDVSSERIRAALDRGAYRPSESARDCGGFDVAVVTVPTPLHEGTPDLRYIRESAATLARYLRPGATVVLESTTYPGTTQELFAPILEDGSGLTAGTDFHLGYSPERIDPGNAVWGFQETPKVVSGVNEASLAAVQDFYAQLVDTTVPVRSPKEAELAKLLENTFRHVNIALVNEIAMFAHHLDIDVWQAIDAASTKPFGFMKFTPGPGVGGHCLPIDPSYLSWRVQRELGQSFRFVELANDINSHMPEYVARRISDLFNARRRSVNGSRVLLLGLAYKKNTGDARESPALRISQLLLDMGAQVRAADPHVVESLPVDTRLVRVEPVPEELAAADVVVLLTDHDSFDYELIAEHAPFVLDCRRRLTSGPTIEVL; from the coding sequence ATGCGTGTCGTCGTGGTCGGACAGGGATACGTCGGCCTGCCACTGGCCATCCGCGCCGCCGAGGTCGGACACGAGGTGATCGGCTACGACGTCGACTCCCGGCGGGTCAAGAGCCTGGCCGCCGGGGAGTCCTTCGTCGAGGACGTCTCCTCCGAGCGGATCCGCGCGGCACTGGACCGCGGCGCCTACCGTCCGAGCGAGTCGGCCCGCGACTGCGGTGGTTTCGACGTGGCCGTCGTGACCGTCCCGACCCCGCTGCACGAGGGCACTCCCGATCTCCGGTACATCAGGGAGTCGGCGGCCACCCTGGCGCGGTACCTGCGTCCCGGAGCCACCGTCGTCCTGGAGTCGACCACCTATCCCGGCACCACCCAGGAGCTGTTCGCCCCGATCCTGGAGGACGGCTCGGGCCTGACCGCGGGCACCGACTTCCACCTCGGTTACAGCCCCGAGCGGATCGACCCCGGAAACGCGGTGTGGGGCTTCCAGGAGACCCCGAAAGTCGTCTCCGGCGTCAACGAGGCGTCACTCGCGGCCGTTCAGGACTTCTACGCGCAGCTCGTCGACACCACCGTGCCCGTCCGGTCGCCCAAGGAGGCCGAACTCGCCAAGCTCCTCGAGAACACCTTCCGGCATGTGAACATCGCGCTGGTCAACGAGATCGCGATGTTCGCCCACCACCTGGACATCGACGTCTGGCAGGCCATCGACGCCGCCTCCACCAAACCCTTCGGCTTCATGAAGTTCACCCCCGGACCGGGCGTCGGTGGCCACTGCCTGCCGATCGACCCCTCGTACCTGTCCTGGCGGGTGCAGCGCGAACTCGGCCAGAGTTTCCGCTTCGTGGAGCTGGCCAACGACATCAACAGCCACATGCCCGAGTACGTGGCGCGCCGCATCAGCGACCTCTTCAACGCGAGACGAAGATCCGTGAACGGCTCGCGCGTCCTGCTGCTCGGTCTGGCGTACAAGAAGAACACCGGCGACGCCCGCGAGTCGCCGGCGCTGCGCATCTCCCAACTGCTGCTCGACATGGGGGCACAGGTCAGGGCGGCGGACCCGCACGTCGTGGAGAGCCTGCCGGTGGACACGCGACTGGTGCGGGTCGAACCGGTGCCGGAGGAGCTGGCGGCCGCCGACGTGGTGGTCCTGCTCACCGACCACGACAGCTTCGACTACGAACTCATCGCCGAACACGCGCCCTTCGTGCTCGACTGCCGCCGGCGGCTGACTTCCGGACCCACGATCGAGGTGCTCTGA
- the wecB gene encoding non-hydrolyzing UDP-N-acetylglucosamine 2-epimerase, which produces MPRVVCVAGARPNYMKIKPVMDALERRGAEVLLVHTGQHYDPAMNDVFFADLGIRPPDRFLGVGSGTHAEQTGRVMTAFEPLLGEVSPDIVVVVGDINSTLACALVTAKAGPLLAHVEAGLRSRDWSMPEEVNRVATDRVSDYLLAPSPDAVENLRAEGYREDQIHLVGNVMIDTLLTNLERARASDVLGRYELVKGEYGLVTLHRPANVDDPGVLAGLLKALGEIAGRCPLVLPVHPRAAGRLADIGVPGGIRLVPPAGYLDFIALQDSARLVLTDSGGVQEETTALGVPCVTLRDNTERPITVEQGTNVLAGRDPERITATVNRVLDSPPQPRRPALWDGRASDRIADVLLGGGSASTRPRPTDQTFLI; this is translated from the coding sequence ATGCCGCGAGTCGTCTGCGTCGCCGGGGCGCGACCCAACTACATGAAGATCAAGCCGGTGATGGACGCCCTGGAGCGCCGGGGCGCCGAGGTGCTCCTCGTCCACACCGGTCAGCACTACGACCCGGCCATGAACGACGTGTTCTTCGCCGACCTCGGCATCCGTCCGCCCGACCGTTTCCTCGGGGTCGGCTCCGGCACCCACGCCGAGCAGACCGGACGGGTGATGACGGCGTTCGAGCCGCTGCTCGGCGAGGTGTCCCCGGACATCGTCGTCGTGGTCGGCGACATCAACTCCACCCTGGCCTGCGCGCTGGTGACCGCCAAGGCCGGGCCGCTGCTCGCGCACGTCGAGGCCGGCCTGCGCAGCCGCGACTGGAGCATGCCGGAGGAGGTCAACCGCGTCGCCACCGACCGGGTCAGCGACTATCTGCTGGCCCCCTCGCCCGACGCCGTCGAGAACCTGCGCGCGGAGGGGTACCGGGAGGACCAGATCCACCTGGTCGGCAACGTCATGATCGACACCCTGCTGACCAACCTGGAGCGGGCCAGGGCCTCGGACGTCCTCGGCCGATACGAGCTGGTCAAGGGCGAGTACGGGCTGGTGACCCTGCACCGCCCCGCCAACGTGGACGACCCCGGCGTCCTCGCCGGGCTCCTGAAGGCCCTGGGCGAGATCGCCGGACGTTGCCCGCTCGTGCTGCCCGTGCACCCGCGCGCCGCCGGGCGGCTGGCCGACATCGGCGTCCCCGGAGGCATCCGGCTCGTGCCGCCCGCCGGATACCTGGACTTCATCGCCCTGCAGGACTCCGCCCGCCTCGTGCTGACCGACTCGGGCGGCGTGCAGGAGGAGACCACCGCGCTGGGCGTGCCCTGTGTGACCCTGCGGGACAACACGGAGCGGCCCATCACCGTGGAACAGGGCACCAACGTGCTGGCAGGCCGGGATCCGGAGCGGATCACGGCCACCGTGAACCGGGTGCTGGACAGCCCGCCACAGCCGCGTCGGCCGGCCCTGTGGGACGGCCGCGCGAGCGACCGGATCGCCGACGTGCTGCTGGGGGGAGGCAGTGCGAGCACACGACCGAGACCCACTGACCAAACGTTCCTCATATGA
- a CDS encoding chain length determinant protein has product MDLAEIFRVMRRRWYVLLPGLLLAAGLTFAVTSVVPVTYQSQSTVVLLNSQKATVAYDGNPFLSTQTSLTGMADGLARNLNSDASLRELKSRGATGTFEAKLADNAQGPLMWLTVTGTDKASVLASDRILTAYAKERLKQFQEQQSVAPKAMIQMTTIVAPQNPVAQTKTRLEYMIMAGGLGFVLTMVAAFYVEARKRSPRPGQRPGSEPGPGSEHRPEPGPDPEHRPGPEARDAEPEEAPAPRHSTGESVVEETLAMRRPPSWSRSAGDGPAAAEPKAPQPVMAVASASEPLDEESTHGHRPRTGQRDR; this is encoded by the coding sequence ATGGATCTCGCTGAGATCTTCCGGGTCATGCGCAGGCGCTGGTACGTCCTGCTGCCCGGACTGCTGCTGGCCGCGGGTCTCACGTTCGCGGTGACGTCGGTCGTACCCGTCACCTACCAGTCGCAGAGCACCGTGGTCCTCCTGAACTCGCAGAAGGCCACCGTCGCCTACGACGGCAACCCCTTCCTGAGCACACAGACCTCGCTCACCGGCATGGCCGACGGCCTGGCCCGCAACCTCAACTCCGACGCCTCCCTCCGTGAGCTCAAGTCCCGTGGTGCCACCGGCACGTTCGAGGCCAAGCTCGCCGACAACGCCCAGGGGCCACTGATGTGGCTCACCGTCACCGGCACCGACAAGGCCTCCGTCCTGGCCTCGGACCGCATCCTGACCGCGTACGCCAAGGAGCGGCTGAAGCAGTTCCAGGAACAGCAGTCGGTCGCCCCGAAGGCCATGATCCAGATGACGACCATCGTGGCCCCGCAGAACCCGGTGGCGCAGACCAAGACCCGGCTCGAGTACATGATCATGGCTGGGGGTCTGGGCTTCGTCCTCACCATGGTCGCCGCCTTCTACGTGGAGGCACGCAAGCGGTCGCCCAGGCCCGGGCAGCGGCCCGGATCCGAGCCCGGGCCCGGTTCCGAGCACAGGCCCGAACCCGGGCCGGATCCCGAGCACAGGCCCGGGCCGGAGGCCCGGGACGCCGAGCCGGAGGAGGCGCCCGCCCCCCGCCACTCGACCGGTGAATCGGTCGTGGAGGAGACGCTCGCCATGCGGCGGCCGCCCAGCTGGTCGCGGTCCGCCGGGGACGGGCCGGCCGCCGCAGAGCCCAAGGCGCCACAGCCCGTCATGGCCGTGGCGTCCGCCTCCGAGCCGCTCGACGAGGAGTCGACTCATGGACACCGCCCGCGCACCGGGCAGCGAGACCGCTGA
- a CDS encoding oligosaccharide flippase family protein, protein MDTARAPGSETAESSDAPAPPAPALPASPSFGGKVRSAARWSLINTVVMRLGNFATGIVLARFALGPAEWGVYGVAQTVLLVLLSANELGVGLAIVRWEGDARRFAPTVLTLSTLSSGLLYVALFAAAPTVAGLLGSPDAAGVLRVMCLCVVIDGVAQVPGGFLTREFAQGKRMIIDGLNFVISTSVTLVLAFEGWGAMSFAWGAVAGNVVTLLGCWLAAPGTLKFGWDPGQARALLRFGLPLAGASMLALAVVNVDTMVVGATLGNVSLGFYVLAFNISGWPVRIISEAARRVSFAGFSRLADSPQALAQGFSRALGVLITGTVPLCVLLAGLAGPAVQLIYGSHWAPAAAALPWLMALGLIRIGSELAYDCLVAVGQRRSLFLVQGLWLAALIPVLLVAARTNGIVGVSQAHVLVAGGLVVPVFLVALSRGGIGVGRIARACAWPFLGGAVMAAVILGLQHPFGDGRLALVAIATIALAAYTVCVLPSRDFLRGVGRGDRPHRGRHRASAPVRPTRQDMR, encoded by the coding sequence ATGGACACCGCCCGCGCACCGGGCAGCGAGACCGCTGAGTCGAGCGACGCCCCCGCTCCTCCCGCTCCCGCACTCCCCGCTTCACCCTCGTTCGGCGGCAAGGTCCGTTCGGCGGCCCGGTGGAGCCTGATCAACACCGTCGTCATGCGCCTGGGCAACTTCGCGACCGGCATCGTGCTGGCGCGCTTCGCCCTGGGCCCCGCGGAATGGGGCGTGTACGGCGTCGCCCAGACCGTGCTGCTGGTCCTGCTGTCCGCGAACGAGCTGGGCGTGGGCCTGGCCATCGTGCGCTGGGAGGGCGACGCGCGGCGGTTCGCGCCGACCGTGCTGACCCTCAGCACCCTCTCCAGCGGCCTGCTGTACGTCGCGCTGTTCGCGGCGGCACCGACGGTGGCCGGCCTGCTCGGCTCGCCGGACGCCGCGGGCGTCCTGCGGGTGATGTGCCTGTGTGTGGTGATCGACGGCGTGGCGCAGGTGCCCGGCGGCTTCCTCACGCGCGAGTTCGCCCAGGGCAAGCGGATGATCATCGACGGGCTCAACTTCGTGATCAGCACCTCGGTGACACTGGTGCTGGCCTTCGAGGGCTGGGGCGCGATGAGCTTCGCCTGGGGGGCCGTGGCGGGCAACGTCGTGACGCTCCTCGGCTGTTGGCTGGCGGCTCCGGGCACCCTGAAGTTCGGCTGGGACCCCGGGCAGGCCCGGGCGCTGCTGAGGTTCGGACTTCCGCTGGCGGGGGCGAGCATGCTGGCCCTCGCGGTGGTCAACGTCGACACCATGGTGGTGGGCGCGACGCTGGGCAACGTGTCCCTGGGCTTCTACGTGCTCGCCTTCAACATCTCCGGCTGGCCCGTGCGCATCATCTCCGAGGCCGCCCGCCGGGTCTCCTTCGCCGGCTTCTCCCGCCTGGCCGACTCACCGCAGGCGCTCGCCCAGGGCTTCAGCCGCGCCCTGGGCGTACTGATCACCGGTACCGTCCCGCTGTGCGTCCTGCTGGCCGGCCTCGCGGGACCGGCCGTCCAGCTGATCTACGGCAGCCACTGGGCGCCCGCCGCCGCGGCACTGCCCTGGCTGATGGCCCTCGGCCTGATCCGCATCGGCAGCGAACTCGCCTACGACTGCCTGGTCGCGGTCGGACAGCGCCGGTCGCTCTTCCTGGTGCAGGGCCTGTGGCTGGCGGCCCTGATCCCGGTGCTGCTGGTCGCCGCCCGCACGAACGGCATCGTCGGCGTCTCCCAGGCCCACGTCCTGGTCGCCGGCGGCCTGGTGGTGCCCGTGTTCCTGGTCGCCCTCAGCCGTGGCGGCATCGGTGTCGGCCGGATCGCCAGGGCCTGCGCGTGGCCGTTCCTCGGCGGTGCCGTGATGGCCGCGGTCATCCTCGGTCTGCAGCACCCGTTCGGCGACGGCCGGCTCGCGCTCGTCGCCATCGCCACGATCGCCCTGGCCGCCTACACGGTGTGCGTCCTGCCCAGCCGCGACTTCCTGCGCGGTGTCGGCCGCGGCGACCGGCCCCACCGCGGCCGGCACCGGGCGTCCGCACCGGTTCGGCCTACCCGACAGGACATGAGGTGA
- a CDS encoding glycosyltransferase family 2 protein translates to MNGAPAGKAARRGSALTRRVARAPWTLLKAVFGWLVLFETRNKILLAPSAIRLRRVENAEVRRLAAGLPATPSALVATVIATHRRPEALRAAVRSALAQSVRDQVVMVVDDGAGLPELPDDPRLFAVSLASNTGTAGVVRNVGLRLTRSRYVAFLDDDNLWEPDHLARALEVLESPGGPDGVYTALRRVLPDGSEQDVLSVPYDRRRAARESFLDTNAFVARRTRSLHFSRLRRTPEVLPREDWELIHRYGRGHRVLHVPHPTVRYLVNPASFYTRW, encoded by the coding sequence GTGAACGGGGCACCCGCCGGGAAGGCGGCACGGAGAGGAAGCGCCCTGACGCGTCGTGTCGCCCGGGCGCCCTGGACGCTGCTCAAGGCGGTGTTCGGCTGGCTGGTGCTCTTCGAGACCCGGAACAAGATCCTGCTGGCCCCCTCCGCGATCCGGCTCCGCCGCGTCGAGAACGCCGAGGTCCGACGGCTCGCGGCCGGCCTCCCGGCCACGCCCTCGGCGCTGGTCGCCACCGTGATCGCCACCCACCGCCGCCCCGAGGCACTGCGCGCTGCGGTGCGCTCGGCGCTGGCGCAGAGCGTGCGCGACCAGGTCGTGATGGTCGTCGACGACGGCGCGGGGCTCCCCGAACTGCCGGACGATCCACGGCTGTTCGCGGTGTCACTGGCGAGCAACACCGGCACCGCCGGAGTCGTCCGCAACGTCGGCCTCCGGCTGACCCGGTCCCGCTATGTGGCGTTCCTGGACGACGACAACCTGTGGGAACCGGACCATCTCGCCCGGGCGCTGGAGGTGCTGGAGTCCCCCGGCGGCCCCGACGGCGTCTACACGGCACTGCGCCGCGTCCTGCCCGACGGAAGCGAGCAGGACGTCCTTTCGGTGCCCTACGACCGGCGCAGGGCCGCCCGCGAGTCCTTCCTGGACACGAACGCCTTCGTCGCCCGCCGCACCCGCTCCCTGCACTTCAGCCGACTGCGCCGGACCCCCGAGGTGCTGCCCCGTGAGGACTGGGAGCTGATCCACCGGTACGGCCGCGGCCACCGGGTGCTCCACGTGCCGCACCCCACCGTCCGCTACCTGGTGAACCCGGCCAGCTTCTACACCCGGTGGTGA
- a CDS encoding class I SAM-dependent methyltransferase: MTRSRALRNRFVDAPGSLGERMRVARWERFHRCFPGIEGMRVVDLGGTADMWLRAPLRAKHVHLINLEEHPAELPDWITAEVADVTDPAVAAELSGHGGYDLVFSNSTIEHVGGHSQRRKFVAAVESLAPLHWIQTPYRYFPVEPHFVAPGFQFLPLAARARLVRRWPLVHSRPDSPESAMDAVINIELLTRTEMRYLFPGSVLLSERVLGATKSLTAVRTELAC, from the coding sequence GTGACCCGATCCCGCGCCCTCAGAAACAGATTCGTCGACGCGCCGGGCTCGCTCGGCGAACGCATGCGCGTCGCCCGCTGGGAGCGGTTTCACCGCTGCTTCCCCGGCATCGAGGGCATGCGCGTCGTTGACCTGGGCGGGACGGCCGACATGTGGCTGCGCGCACCGCTGCGCGCCAAGCACGTCCACCTGATCAACCTGGAGGAACATCCCGCCGAACTGCCCGACTGGATCACCGCGGAGGTCGCCGACGTCACCGACCCGGCCGTCGCCGCCGAACTGAGCGGACACGGCGGCTACGACCTGGTGTTCTCCAACTCGACCATCGAGCACGTGGGCGGCCACAGCCAGCGCCGGAAGTTCGTCGCCGCCGTCGAGTCGCTGGCCCCGCTGCACTGGATCCAGACGCCGTACCGGTACTTCCCGGTCGAGCCGCACTTCGTGGCGCCCGGCTTCCAGTTCCTGCCGCTGGCCGCCAGGGCCCGTCTGGTGCGGCGCTGGCCGCTGGTCCACAGCCGCCCCGACAGCCCGGAGTCGGCCATGGACGCGGTGATCAACATCGAGTTGCTGACCCGCACCGAGATGCGCTACCTGTTCCCCGGCTCGGTGCTCCTCAGCGAGCGGGTGCTCGGTGCGACGAAGTCGCTGACAGCCGTACGGACGGAGCTCGCATGCTGA